In Thauera aromatica K172, one DNA window encodes the following:
- a CDS encoding ATPase — protein sequence MSSQVRAQVIPLEQASAFPRAPRTVEETGLPLLFLVELASKLLFVRGQLYLTEMSHQLRLPAIVLDSLLSFMRAERLCEVVRRGETDGDVLYELTDAGRARAVEYLGRCKYAGAAPVSLDDYVAQVERQSVTKMKVTREGVDKAFRGLVIKPEVRDQLGAAMGSGRALFLYGPAGAGKTYLAERLALLLEGDVAVPHAIFVDGEIIQVYDPLIHHVVEDAPRSAGAAIDNLMRPDQRWVRCRRPVALTGGELTLKMLDLDYDASTGFYQAPPHVKANNGLFVVDDLGRQLVQPEQLLNRWIVPMDRHHDYLALHSGIKFSLPFDVVLVFSTNLMPSDVADPAFLRRLGYKIHIGPMDEDEYRSIFMRVCEEREVPFDEVAFRSLLEDFHAGSGQPLLACYPRDLIGPIADFARYRGEPARLTHDSLQWAWHNYFASR from the coding sequence ATGAGCAGTCAAGTCCGTGCCCAGGTAATCCCGCTCGAACAGGCGTCCGCTTTCCCACGCGCGCCGCGGACCGTGGAAGAAACCGGCTTGCCGCTGCTCTTCCTGGTCGAACTGGCCTCCAAGCTGCTGTTCGTGCGCGGCCAGCTCTATCTCACCGAAATGTCGCATCAGCTTCGGCTGCCGGCGATCGTGCTCGACAGCCTGCTGAGCTTCATGCGCGCCGAGCGTCTGTGTGAAGTCGTGCGCCGCGGTGAAACCGATGGCGACGTGCTGTACGAGCTGACCGATGCCGGGCGCGCGCGCGCCGTCGAGTACCTCGGCCGCTGCAAGTACGCCGGCGCGGCGCCGGTGTCCCTGGACGATTACGTCGCCCAGGTCGAGCGCCAGTCGGTGACGAAGATGAAAGTGACCCGCGAAGGGGTGGATAAGGCCTTCCGCGGCCTGGTCATCAAGCCCGAAGTACGCGACCAGCTGGGCGCGGCGATGGGCTCCGGGCGCGCCCTGTTCCTCTACGGCCCGGCCGGTGCGGGTAAGACCTACCTTGCCGAGCGCCTGGCCTTGCTGCTGGAAGGCGATGTCGCCGTGCCACACGCGATCTTCGTCGATGGCGAGATCATCCAGGTGTATGACCCGCTGATCCACCATGTGGTGGAAGATGCGCCGCGCAGCGCGGGCGCCGCGATCGACAACCTGATGCGGCCCGACCAGCGCTGGGTGCGCTGCCGCCGCCCGGTGGCGCTCACCGGCGGCGAGCTGACCCTGAAGATGCTCGACCTCGACTACGACGCCAGCACCGGGTTTTACCAGGCGCCGCCGCATGTCAAGGCCAACAACGGGCTGTTCGTGGTCGATGACCTCGGCCGCCAGCTGGTCCAGCCCGAACAACTGCTCAACCGCTGGATCGTGCCGATGGACCGCCACCACGACTACCTGGCCTTGCACAGCGGCATCAAGTTTTCGCTGCCGTTCGACGTGGTGCTGGTGTTTTCCACCAACCTGATGCCGTCCGATGTGGCCGACCCCGCCTTCCTGCGCCGGCTCGGCTACAAGATCCACATCGGGCCGATGGACGAGGACGAATACCGCAGCATCTTCATGCGGGTCTGCGAAGAACGTGAGGTGCCGTTCGACGAAGTCGCCTTCCGTTCCCTGCTCGAAGATTTTCATGCGGGCAGCGGTCAGCCCTTGCTGGCGTGCTACCCCCGCGACCTGATCGGGCCGATCGCCGATTTCGCCCGTTACCGGGGCGAGCCGGCGCGTCTCACCCATGACAGCCTGCAATGGGCATGGCATAACTATTTTGCCAGCCGCTAA
- a CDS encoding Flp family type IVb pilin, producing MLEMMKRFVRDEEGVTAIEYGLIAALIAVVIIGSVEAVGVALKAVFDAVAAAL from the coding sequence ATGCTTGAAATGATGAAGCGGTTCGTTCGCGACGAAGAAGGTGTGACGGCGATCGAGTATGGCTTGATTGCGGCGCTGATTGCGGTAGTGATCATCGGCAGCGTTGAGGCGGTCGGGGTTGCATTAAAGGCTGTTTTTGACGCAGTTGCCGCTGCGCTTTGA
- a CDS encoding A24 family peptidase, whose product MSFGLLLLVLVLGVALYTDLVAGRISNGLVLSGVAGALIFQALADGGSGVLSATAGSIGLGAAFSGMAVGFAALFPFYLLRAMGAGDVKLMMVVGAFLGPLQTLGAVVLTFAAGGVLALAMALWQRSLGRMLTNLRFMLTTSMVRTAGGDSPRLEPLQHTAGRMPYALAIAAGTVLQLVLVRSGGWALS is encoded by the coding sequence ATGAGTTTCGGATTGCTGCTGCTGGTGCTGGTGCTCGGCGTCGCACTGTACACCGACCTTGTCGCCGGCAGGATCAGCAACGGGCTGGTTCTGTCCGGCGTCGCCGGAGCCTTGATTTTTCAGGCGCTGGCCGATGGCGGGAGCGGTGTGTTGTCCGCCACGGCAGGGAGCATCGGCCTGGGGGCGGCATTCTCCGGCATGGCGGTGGGCTTTGCGGCGCTCTTCCCGTTCTATTTGCTGCGCGCGATGGGGGCGGGAGACGTCAAGCTGATGATGGTGGTCGGCGCCTTCCTCGGCCCGCTGCAGACCTTGGGTGCGGTGGTGCTGACCTTCGCCGCCGGCGGCGTGCTCGCCTTGGCGATGGCCTTGTGGCAGCGCTCGCTGGGCCGGATGCTGACCAACCTGCGCTTCATGCTGACCACCAGCATGGTGCGCACCGCCGGGGGCGACAGCCCTCGCCTGGAGCCGCTGCAGCACACCGCCGGGCGCATGCCTTACGCATTGGCGATCGCCGCCGGCACCGTGCTGCAGCTGGTTCTGGTCCGATCCGGGGGCTGGGCCTTGAGCTGA
- a CDS encoding response regulator: protein MGRSAGDPIEVLLVDDQPAILAGVGALIGSEAPFLHLAGSAGCGRDALELALHLQPDIIVLDVELGGEDGLALIPRLRACCHAVIVLFSTLTGAERRLRALPPDIAAFFVSKGGEGQELIDAIRCAAARADGKGRGADSGVFRA from the coding sequence GTGGGCCGTTCCGCTGGAGACCCCATCGAAGTCCTGCTCGTCGATGACCAGCCCGCCATCCTTGCCGGTGTCGGTGCGCTGATCGGCAGCGAGGCGCCTTTTCTCCACCTCGCCGGGTCCGCCGGCTGCGGTCGCGACGCGCTCGAACTGGCGCTCCATCTGCAGCCCGACATCATCGTCCTCGATGTCGAACTCGGCGGCGAGGACGGCCTCGCCCTCATTCCCCGGTTGCGTGCCTGCTGCCATGCCGTGATCGTGCTGTTCAGCACCCTGACCGGGGCGGAACGCCGCCTGCGTGCGCTGCCACCGGATATCGCTGCCTTCTTCGTCTCCAAGGGAGGAGAAGGCCAGGAGCTGATCGATGCCATCCGGTGCGCCGCAGCTCGAGCGGACGGCAAAGGCCGCGGGGCGGATTCCGGTGTTTTCCGGGCATGA
- a CDS encoding Flp family type IVb pilin, protein MKTAGTRARLQAFVENEEGVTAIEYALLAALIFGAIVISVGALGDAVTALYDDVAAKVAAAVS, encoded by the coding sequence ATGAAGACCGCAGGCACCCGGGCCAGGCTGCAAGCCTTCGTGGAAAACGAAGAAGGCGTGACTGCGATTGAATACGCGTTGCTGGCGGCCCTGATTTTCGGCGCGATCGTGATTTCAGTCGGCGCATTAGGCGATGCCGTTACCGCGCTTTATGACGATGTCGCGGCCAAGGTGGCGGCGGCAGTGTCCTGA